The Aeromicrobium sp. Leaf245 genome includes a region encoding these proteins:
- a CDS encoding DUF885 domain-containing protein has protein sequence MADASGQRESGSQRSGRVPSAVDVLAEEWLDVVLEHEPEWHVSLGRPGRDGEYADLSPSGHEAYADAARAMRRRLDHVEPRDDVDVVTHAELVRVLDLHVEEHDAGTWRSDLNVIASPVQNVRDVFDLMPRDDVDGWSGVATRLANLPGALAGYTESLRSGIRAGDIPARRQVVEVVDQARRQAEAGAFFDELADAAASASVPASLQADLRRGADGARAAYAELATFLADELAPAARERDACGRDRYALASRGFLGAAVDLEETYDWGLEELDRMVREQEAVAQQVLPGASVAEAVAHLESSPEHRLVGTDALQAWMQETSDRAVEELGRTHFDVPDIMRSLECRIAPTQEGGIYYTPPSDDFARPGRMWWSVPEGVTEFDTWRELTTVYHEGVPGHHLQCGYAVWNAAELNAWRRGALWTSGHGEGWALYAERLMADLGYLDSPADRLGMLDGQRMRAARVVLDLGVHLELPRPDGDGPWTAEHAFAFMAEHVNMNAPFVRFEVNRYLGWPGQAPSYKVGQRIWEQVRDAWVREHGPDLKEFHRRALSLGSVGLDTLRATLV, from the coding sequence GTGGCTGACGCCTCGGGGCAGCGGGAGTCGGGGTCGCAGCGGTCGGGGCGGGTCCCGTCGGCCGTCGACGTCCTGGCCGAGGAGTGGCTCGACGTGGTGCTCGAGCACGAGCCCGAGTGGCACGTCTCCCTCGGCCGGCCGGGACGCGATGGCGAGTACGCCGACCTGTCGCCGTCGGGGCACGAGGCGTACGCCGACGCGGCACGCGCCATGCGTCGCCGGCTCGACCACGTGGAGCCGCGTGACGACGTCGACGTCGTCACGCACGCGGAGCTCGTGCGCGTGCTCGACCTGCACGTCGAGGAGCACGACGCCGGCACCTGGCGCAGCGACCTCAACGTGATCGCCTCGCCCGTGCAGAACGTGCGCGACGTCTTCGACCTGATGCCGCGCGACGACGTCGACGGCTGGTCCGGCGTCGCCACCCGCCTCGCGAACCTGCCGGGTGCGCTCGCCGGGTACACCGAGTCGCTGCGCTCCGGGATCCGCGCCGGCGACATCCCGGCGCGCCGCCAGGTGGTCGAGGTCGTCGACCAGGCCCGACGCCAGGCCGAGGCCGGCGCGTTCTTCGACGAGCTGGCCGACGCCGCCGCGTCCGCGTCCGTGCCGGCGTCGCTGCAGGCCGACCTGCGGCGCGGCGCCGACGGCGCGCGGGCCGCGTACGCCGAGCTGGCGACCTTCCTGGCCGACGAGCTGGCCCCGGCGGCCCGAGAGCGCGACGCCTGCGGCCGCGACCGGTACGCCCTCGCCTCGCGCGGCTTCCTGGGCGCGGCCGTCGACCTCGAGGAGACGTACGACTGGGGGCTCGAGGAGCTCGACCGCATGGTCCGCGAGCAGGAGGCCGTCGCGCAGCAGGTCCTGCCCGGAGCGTCGGTGGCCGAGGCCGTCGCGCACCTCGAGTCCTCCCCCGAGCACCGGCTGGTGGGCACCGACGCCCTGCAGGCCTGGATGCAGGAGACGAGCGACCGCGCCGTCGAGGAGCTGGGGCGCACCCACTTCGACGTGCCCGACATCATGCGCTCGCTCGAGTGCCGCATCGCGCCCACCCAGGAGGGCGGCATCTACTACACGCCGCCGAGCGACGACTTCGCCCGCCCGGGGCGCATGTGGTGGAGCGTGCCGGAGGGTGTCACGGAATTCGACACCTGGCGCGAGCTGACCACCGTCTACCACGAGGGCGTGCCCGGCCACCACCTCCAGTGCGGCTATGCGGTGTGGAACGCCGCCGAGCTGAACGCCTGGCGTCGCGGGGCCCTCTGGACCTCCGGACACGGCGAGGGCTGGGCGTTGTACGCCGAGCGGCTCATGGCCGACCTGGGCTACCTCGACTCCCCCGCCGACCGGCTCGGCATGCTCGACGGCCAGCGCATGCGGGCGGCCCGGGTGGTGCTCGACCTCGGGGTGCACCTCGAGCTGCCCCGTCCCGACGGCGACGGTCCCTGGACCGCCGAGCACGCCTTCGCGTTCATGGCCGAGCACGTGAACATGAACGCCCCGTTCGTGCGCTTCGAGGTGAACCGCTACCTCGGCTGGCCGGGCCAGGCGCCCAGCTACAAGGTCGGCCAGCGCATCTGGGAGCAGGTCCGCGACGCCTGGGTCCGTGAGCACGGTCCGGACCTCAAGGAGTTCCACCGCCGGGCGCTGAGCCTCGGCTCCGTCGGGCTCGACACGCTGCGCGCCACGCTGGTCTGA
- a CDS encoding nuclear transport factor 2 family protein: MAADVLARHRAFYDAVESGDLDLMSSLWVDSPSALCVHPGAEAIEGTDAVLRSWALVMANVEYIQFFLTDVQVSWPLGSEADLALVTCTENILSGEGTESPEQFSGGKAICTSVLVRSGGVWRLWSRHASPVLDIDPEAPEEPGMTEQP, translated from the coding sequence ATGGCCGCTGACGTGCTGGCGCGTCACCGCGCGTTCTACGACGCGGTGGAGTCCGGCGACCTCGACCTCATGAGCTCGCTGTGGGTGGACTCGCCCAGCGCCCTGTGCGTGCACCCCGGCGCCGAGGCCATCGAGGGCACCGACGCGGTACTGCGCTCGTGGGCGCTCGTCATGGCGAACGTGGAGTACATCCAGTTCTTCCTCACCGACGTCCAGGTGTCCTGGCCGCTGGGCTCCGAGGCCGACCTGGCGCTCGTCACGTGCACCGAGAACATCCTCTCGGGGGAGGGCACCGAGTCACCGGAGCAGTTCTCCGGCGGCAAGGCGATCTGCACGTCGGTGCTCGTCCGGTCCGGCGGCGTGTGGCGACTGTGGTCGCGGCACGCCTCGCCGGTGCTCGACATCGACCCCGAGGCTCCCGAGGAGCCCGGCATGACGGAACAGCCCTGA
- the folP gene encoding dihydropteroate synthase: MGLAPAQVLEPIGRCRVMGVVNVTPDSFSDGGRWFDLDSAVRHGRELAQAGADLVDVGGESTRPGAVRVDLDEELRRVVPVVRELAADGVAVSVDTMRADVAEAALDAGAVLVNDVSGGRADARMVPLAAERDVPLVLMHWRGHADRMQDLTHYDDVVADVVAELSERVEEALAAGVDRSRLVVDPGLGFSKTGGQNWTVLAALSAFTALGLPMLVAASRKRFLGELLADADGTLRPTEGREAATVALSTLAAQAGAWAVRVHEVAASADAVRVVARIAQESVPGGVDHGR, translated from the coding sequence ATGGGGCTCGCACCCGCACAGGTGCTGGAGCCCATCGGGCGGTGCCGGGTCATGGGCGTCGTCAACGTGACGCCCGACTCGTTCTCCGACGGCGGACGCTGGTTCGACCTCGACAGCGCGGTCCGGCACGGGCGTGAGCTGGCCCAGGCCGGCGCCGACCTCGTCGACGTGGGTGGTGAGTCCACGCGCCCCGGCGCGGTGCGCGTCGACCTCGACGAGGAGCTGCGCCGCGTCGTGCCCGTGGTGCGCGAGCTGGCTGCCGACGGCGTGGCCGTCTCGGTCGACACGATGCGCGCCGACGTGGCCGAGGCGGCGCTGGACGCCGGCGCCGTGCTCGTGAACGACGTGTCCGGCGGCCGTGCCGACGCCCGCATGGTGCCGCTCGCCGCCGAGCGCGACGTCCCGCTGGTGCTCATGCACTGGCGCGGCCACGCCGACCGGATGCAGGACCTCACCCACTACGACGACGTCGTCGCCGACGTGGTCGCCGAGCTCTCCGAGCGGGTCGAGGAGGCCCTGGCCGCGGGAGTCGACCGGTCCCGCCTCGTGGTCGACCCCGGTCTCGGCTTCTCCAAGACCGGTGGCCAGAACTGGACCGTGCTCGCCGCGCTCTCCGCCTTCACCGCGCTGGGGCTCCCGATGCTCGTGGCGGCCAGCCGCAAGCGCTTCCTCGGCGAGCTCCTCGCCGACGCCGACGGCACGCTGCGGCCCACCGAGGGTCGGGAGGCGGCCACCGTCGCGCTGTCCACGCTGGCCGCGCAGGCCGGGGCGTGGGCCGTGCGGGTGCACGAGGTGGCCGCGTCGGCCGACGCCGTGCGGGTGGTCGCGCGGATCGCGCAGGAGTCCGTCCCAGGGGGTGTCGACCATGGCCGCTGA
- the folB gene encoding dihydroneopterin aldolase, with amino-acid sequence MACPDGLDRIDLSGVTAFGHHGVLEHERRFGQTFVVDVSLGIDLGPAGSSDDLTATVNYAEVAEMVQAVVTGEPVDLIESLALRMVDWCLARPSVEWASVTVHKPQAPIAVTFSDVSVTIERSHQ; translated from the coding sequence ATGGCATGTCCTGACGGTCTCGACCGCATCGACCTGAGCGGCGTGACGGCCTTCGGCCACCACGGCGTGCTCGAGCACGAGCGCCGGTTCGGCCAGACCTTCGTGGTCGACGTGAGCCTCGGCATCGACCTGGGACCGGCCGGGTCGAGCGACGACCTGACGGCGACCGTCAACTACGCCGAGGTCGCCGAGATGGTCCAGGCCGTGGTCACCGGGGAGCCGGTGGACCTGATTGAGTCCCTCGCCCTCCGTATGGTGGACTGGTGCCTGGCACGTCCGTCCGTGGAATGGGCGAGCGTGACCGTGCACAAGCCCCAAGCGCCCATCGCGGTGACGTTCTCCGACGTCAGCGTGACGATAGAGCGGAGCCACCAGTGA
- the folE gene encoding GTP cyclohydrolase I FolE, which yields MSVDVERAAAAVRELLIAVGEDPDRDGLKETPDRVARSYAELLAGLDQDPREVLTATFDVGHDELVLVKDIELWSMCEHHLVPFTGVAHVGYIPRSDGFVTGLSKLARLVDVFARRPQVQERLTTQIADALTEVLEPRGVIVVIEAEHLCMTMRGVRKGGARTVTSAVRGQLRDPATRAEAMGLITSGGAR from the coding sequence ATGAGCGTCGACGTCGAGCGCGCCGCAGCGGCGGTGCGCGAGCTGCTGATCGCCGTCGGGGAGGACCCCGACCGTGACGGCCTGAAGGAGACCCCGGACCGCGTGGCCCGGTCGTACGCCGAGCTGCTGGCCGGTCTCGACCAGGACCCGCGCGAGGTCCTCACGGCCACGTTCGACGTCGGTCACGACGAGCTGGTGCTCGTGAAGGACATCGAGCTGTGGTCGATGTGCGAGCACCACCTGGTGCCGTTCACCGGGGTCGCGCACGTGGGCTACATCCCGCGATCCGACGGGTTCGTCACCGGCCTGTCCAAGCTGGCCCGGCTCGTCGACGTCTTCGCCCGTCGGCCCCAGGTGCAGGAGCGGCTCACCACCCAGATCGCCGACGCCCTCACCGAGGTGCTGGAACCGCGCGGCGTGATCGTCGTGATCGAGGCCGAGCACCTGTGCATGACCATGCGCGGCGTCCGCAAGGGCGGCGCCCGGACGGTCACCAGCGCCGTGCGCGGACAGCTGCGCGACCCCGCCACCCGGGCCGAGGCGATGGGGCTCATCACGAGCGGTGGCGCTCGGTGA
- a CDS encoding Rossmann-like and DUF2520 domain-containing protein gives MTHPRQHDPARERSIDGTARERTTDDAARERTTYGVVGAGRVGSVLAARLRAAGRDVVGISARSDASALRARTLVPDVPVLSPAEVAARSDVLVLAVPDDALVAVSEELSTVLRPGQVVVHTSGRHGLDALRSAARVGARPVALHPAMTFTGSSVDLGRSCAMGLTAGDAEREVAEDLAVTLGGTPVWIDDADRVRYHAALSHGANHLVTLVAQARELLHGIGAGAEASQILRPLLEAALENALDLGDAALTGPIARGDVTTVRAHVDALATEPASTRDAYVAMAHATTERAAADGRLDAATAAVVESALDESVLRGSGLHGSGSADERQHAHGRA, from the coding sequence ATGACGCATCCACGTCAGCACGACCCTGCGCGTGAGCGCTCGATCGACGGCACCGCGCGTGAGCGCACCACGGACGATGCTGCGCGCGAGCGCACCACCTACGGCGTCGTCGGCGCCGGCCGGGTCGGCTCCGTCCTGGCCGCCCGACTGCGCGCCGCCGGCCGCGACGTCGTGGGCATCAGCGCCCGCTCCGACGCCTCCGCCCTGCGCGCCCGCACTCTCGTGCCCGACGTGCCGGTGCTGTCGCCGGCCGAGGTCGCCGCGCGCAGCGACGTGCTGGTGCTCGCCGTCCCCGACGACGCCCTCGTGGCCGTGTCCGAGGAGCTCTCGACGGTGCTGCGTCCCGGCCAGGTGGTCGTGCACACGAGCGGGCGGCACGGCCTGGACGCCCTCCGGTCCGCGGCGCGCGTCGGCGCGCGCCCGGTGGCCCTGCACCCGGCCATGACGTTCACCGGCTCGTCGGTCGACCTGGGTCGCTCGTGCGCCATGGGCCTCACGGCCGGCGACGCCGAGCGCGAGGTCGCCGAGGACCTCGCCGTCACGCTCGGCGGCACCCCGGTGTGGATCGACGACGCCGACCGGGTCCGCTACCACGCGGCGCTCAGCCACGGCGCCAACCACCTCGTCACGCTCGTCGCCCAGGCCCGCGAGCTGCTCCACGGCATCGGTGCCGGGGCCGAGGCCTCGCAGATCCTGCGCCCGCTGCTCGAGGCGGCCCTCGAGAACGCCCTCGACCTCGGCGACGCCGCGCTGACCGGCCCCATCGCCCGCGGCGACGTCACCACCGTGCGGGCCCACGTCGACGCTCTCGCCACCGAGCCCGCCTCCACCCGCGACGCCTACGTCGCCATGGCCCACGCCACCACCGAGCGCGCCGCGGCCGACGGTCGGCTCGACGCCGCCACCGCGGCGGTCGTGGAGTCCGCCCTCGACGAGTCGGTGCTTCGCGGGTCGGGGCTCCACGGGTCGGGATCGGCCGACGAGCGGCAGCACGCGCACGGACGGGCCTGA
- a CDS encoding glycosyltransferase, which translates to MPRLPVRRLVRGAVGRATRRVRDLRGPTLSVVMPVYQGEEHLAAALESVLGQRYRHLEVVVVDDGSTDGSRAIAEEVAARDSRVVVLSQPNAGQSAARNRGVEVATGTYLTFVDADDVVTREGLDAAVRGLERSGSDLAVLPYQRLEGGTVVRPAPWIRALHARPVEGTTVSERPDVLVHAIACAKVFRRTFWDAAGLAFPPGVIYEDQILTAQAFREAAGIDVTSTMAYSWRRQTASTSQGQVTVENVTARMDAADESLRLLEPLPAVREERALQLLKHNVPNSTLKLERADDAYLEVLVQRIPRLVAAVAPDRYAREVPAQHRVMNALLDQARATGDLAAVWRFVRAEGLQSQLFDLVPTSDGPAIDLPGRLDDDLDPVTYLATAEQVRLRTTVREVLAGADELVVDVRAWFPHADVAAASLTARMLTGRDTAAGEVERTDDAAAFTSRAGTVRSYPGSGWRLRFPAPATRRCELVLTLTVDGPEGLHLEGLRSHRLTL; encoded by the coding sequence GTGCCCCGCCTGCCCGTCCGTCGCCTCGTCCGCGGTGCCGTCGGCCGGGCCACCCGTCGGGTTCGCGACCTGCGCGGGCCGACGCTCAGCGTCGTGATGCCCGTGTACCAGGGCGAGGAGCACCTGGCGGCGGCCCTGGAGTCGGTGCTCGGGCAGCGCTACCGCCATCTCGAGGTCGTGGTCGTCGACGACGGCTCGACGGACGGCAGCCGGGCCATCGCCGAGGAGGTCGCGGCGCGCGACTCCCGCGTGGTCGTGCTCTCGCAGCCGAACGCGGGCCAGAGCGCGGCCCGCAACCGTGGTGTCGAGGTGGCCACCGGCACCTACCTCACGTTCGTCGACGCCGACGACGTCGTGACCCGTGAGGGCCTCGACGCGGCCGTGCGCGGGCTGGAGCGCAGCGGCTCCGACCTCGCCGTGCTGCCGTACCAGCGACTCGAGGGCGGGACCGTGGTGCGGCCCGCGCCGTGGATCCGGGCGCTGCACGCGCGGCCGGTGGAGGGCACCACGGTGTCGGAACGGCCCGACGTGCTCGTCCACGCCATCGCCTGCGCCAAGGTGTTCCGGCGCACCTTCTGGGACGCGGCCGGGCTGGCGTTCCCTCCCGGGGTCATCTACGAGGACCAGATCCTCACGGCCCAGGCGTTCCGCGAGGCCGCAGGCATCGACGTGACCTCCACGATGGCCTACTCCTGGCGGCGGCAGACGGCCTCCACCTCGCAGGGGCAGGTGACCGTCGAGAACGTGACGGCCCGCATGGACGCCGCCGACGAGTCACTCCGCCTGCTCGAGCCGCTGCCCGCCGTCCGCGAGGAGCGGGCGCTGCAGCTGCTCAAGCACAACGTCCCCAACTCCACGCTCAAGCTCGAGCGGGCCGACGACGCCTACCTCGAGGTCCTCGTGCAGCGGATCCCTCGGCTCGTGGCGGCGGTGGCCCCCGACCGCTACGCCCGCGAGGTGCCGGCCCAGCACCGCGTCATGAACGCCCTCCTGGACCAGGCCCGCGCCACCGGGGACCTCGCCGCGGTCTGGCGGTTCGTGCGCGCGGAGGGCCTGCAGTCACAGCTGTTCGACCTGGTGCCCACGTCCGACGGCCCGGCGATCGACCTGCCGGGGCGCCTCGACGACGATCTCGACCCCGTGACCTACCTGGCCACCGCCGAGCAGGTGCGGCTTCGCACGACCGTGCGCGAGGTCCTGGCCGGAGCCGACGAGCTCGTGGTCGACGTGCGGGCCTGGTTCCCCCACGCCGACGTGGCCGCCGCGTCGCTCACGGCACGCATGCTCACGGGCCGCGACACGGCAGCCGGCGAGGTCGAGCGGACCGACGACGCCGCCGCCTTCACGTCGCGGGCGGGCACCGTCCGCAGCTACCCGGGCTCGGGCTGGCGGCTGCGGTTCCCGGCCCCCGCCACCCGGCGCTGCGAGCTGGTGCTGACGCTGACCGTCGACGGGCCCGAGGGCCTGCACCTCGAGGGCCTGCGGAGCCACCGGCTCACGCTGTGA
- a CDS encoding polysaccharide pyruvyl transferase family protein: protein MPRLLVRSGKDPFTPVGAETTLTQDVFNSNSGNYLFQHSVWRSLAVDGTELVSSSTLSERRSPEPGDAERINAEFDHLVVPMANAFRPQFVRHLTALTELVEQLTIPVTVVGIGSQAPHGEGPESLGEIADPVRRFVSAVLERSASIGVRGDFTRRHLALLGFGDDVVDVIGCPSLFLWGPDHRVERRVTAIGDDAALALNFTPEVPGIGDFVTRQGERHPNLVAVGQDAHDLRAMLWGVPHPHVDDPAVPVHLHHPLYQQDRLRLYLDTWTWYRDLAQVDFVYGTRFHGNVAGLLGGTPAVLLAHDSRTLELAEYHRMPHRVVSAFDEATAGLHADELHAAADLDAFHAELPAGFARYTAFLERNGLTHRWSPGTSAQSFDERLAAVDLPPAVHTLAAPGLDQVAARLQWLREGMVLDITRHPQRYEPPFPHPAWRGAGSRHARLADDAKARDAANADAVAALARRVESLENTRWRRFVARLRKAVGRG, encoded by the coding sequence ATGCCTCGTCTGCTGGTCCGCTCCGGCAAGGACCCGTTCACCCCGGTGGGCGCGGAGACGACCCTCACGCAGGACGTCTTCAACTCCAACTCCGGCAACTACCTCTTCCAGCACTCGGTGTGGCGGTCCCTGGCCGTCGACGGCACCGAGCTGGTCAGCTCGAGCACGCTCTCGGAGCGGCGCTCCCCCGAGCCCGGCGACGCCGAGCGGATCAACGCCGAGTTCGACCACCTGGTGGTGCCGATGGCCAACGCGTTCCGACCGCAGTTCGTGCGTCACCTGACGGCGCTCACCGAGCTCGTCGAGCAGCTCACCATCCCCGTCACCGTGGTCGGCATCGGCTCGCAGGCACCGCACGGCGAGGGCCCGGAGTCCCTGGGCGAGATCGCCGACCCCGTGCGACGCTTCGTCTCCGCCGTGCTCGAGCGCTCCGCCTCCATCGGCGTGCGCGGCGACTTCACCCGACGCCACCTGGCACTCCTCGGGTTCGGCGACGACGTGGTCGACGTCATCGGCTGCCCCTCGCTGTTCCTCTGGGGGCCGGACCACCGCGTCGAGCGGCGCGTGACCGCCATCGGCGACGACGCGGCCCTGGCCCTCAACTTCACGCCCGAGGTACCGGGCATCGGCGACTTCGTCACCCGGCAGGGCGAGCGGCACCCGAACCTCGTAGCCGTCGGCCAGGACGCGCACGACCTGCGGGCCATGCTCTGGGGCGTCCCGCACCCGCACGTCGACGACCCCGCCGTGCCCGTCCACCTGCACCACCCGCTCTACCAGCAGGACCGGCTGCGGCTGTACCTCGACACCTGGACCTGGTACCGCGACCTCGCCCAGGTCGACTTCGTGTACGGCACGCGCTTCCACGGCAACGTCGCGGGGCTGCTCGGCGGCACGCCGGCCGTGCTGCTGGCCCACGACTCGCGGACCCTCGAGCTGGCCGAGTACCACCGCATGCCGCACCGCGTGGTGTCGGCGTTCGACGAGGCCACCGCCGGGCTGCACGCCGACGAGCTGCACGCCGCGGCCGACCTCGACGCCTTCCACGCCGAGCTGCCGGCCGGCTTCGCCCGGTACACCGCCTTCCTGGAGCGCAACGGCCTCACCCACCGGTGGTCGCCCGGCACCAGCGCGCAGTCCTTCGACGAACGCCTCGCCGCGGTGGACCTGCCGCCGGCGGTGCACACGCTCGCCGCGCCGGGGCTCGACCAGGTGGCCGCACGCCTGCAGTGGCTGCGCGAGGGGATGGTCCTCGACATCACACGGCACCCGCAGCGGTACGAGCCGCCCTTCCCGCACCCCGCGTGGCGCGGGGCGGGCAGCCGCCACGCGCGCCTGGCCGACGACGCGAAGGCCCGCGACGCCGCCAACGCCGACGCGGTCGCCGCGCTGGCGCGCCGTGTCGAGTCGTTGGAGAACACCCGGTGGCGGCGCTTCGTCGCCCGGCTCAGGAAGGCGGTCGGTCGTGGCTGA
- a CDS encoding DUF3180 family protein yields MHAGRTTAVHVAALVAVGLLLGSVVRPASLRLGLSPPRPGWLVAVLLLALAALVAAVAWSTWQSLHQRKQRMTSQHAVTLLAMAKACSIVGALSVGAYGGFALSFVRDWDTMFGQDRVLQGGLASVSGLLLLVAALLLERTLHVPQPDDEDDDAPPGAATAA; encoded by the coding sequence ATGCACGCCGGGCGGACGACCGCCGTCCACGTCGCCGCCCTGGTCGCCGTAGGGCTGCTGCTGGGATCGGTCGTCCGGCCCGCGTCGTTGCGTCTCGGCCTGTCGCCGCCGCGGCCCGGCTGGCTGGTGGCCGTGCTGCTCCTGGCGCTGGCGGCCCTCGTGGCAGCGGTCGCCTGGAGCACCTGGCAGAGCCTGCACCAGCGCAAGCAGCGGATGACCTCCCAGCACGCCGTGACCCTGCTCGCCATGGCGAAGGCGTGCAGCATCGTCGGGGCGCTCTCGGTGGGCGCCTACGGCGGCTTCGCTCTCTCCTTCGTGCGTGACTGGGACACGATGTTCGGTCAGGACCGGGTGCTGCAGGGGGGCCTCGCCTCCGTCTCCGGCCTCCTCCTCCTCGTCGCAGCGCTCCTGCTCGAGCGCACCCTGCACGTGCCCCAGCCCGACGACGAGGACGACGACGCCCCTCCCGGCGCCGCGACGGCGGCGTAG
- the folK gene encoding 2-amino-4-hydroxy-6-hydroxymethyldihydropteridine diphosphokinase: MTESPTPYVLDADTMTGGMRPIRQAVIAIGSNLGDRLNRLQGAVSALEDTPEVQVVSVSSVYETEPVGTPDGSGAFLNAVVLLDTTLTVHTLLDRAHAIEDAFGRERSEPGAPRTLDVDLVVVGDRIADDETLTLPHPRAHERGFVLVPWLEIDPEGEIPGKGFVADLVGDVDTSGVVRREDLEILL; encoded by the coding sequence GTGACCGAATCGCCCACGCCGTACGTGCTGGACGCCGACACCATGACGGGTGGCATGCGTCCCATCCGCCAGGCCGTCATCGCGATCGGGTCGAACCTGGGCGACCGGCTGAACCGTCTCCAGGGCGCGGTGTCCGCCCTCGAGGACACCCCTGAGGTCCAGGTCGTGTCCGTGTCGTCGGTCTACGAGACCGAGCCGGTCGGCACGCCCGACGGGTCGGGGGCCTTCCTCAACGCCGTCGTGCTCCTCGACACGACCCTCACGGTGCACACGCTGCTCGACCGCGCCCACGCCATCGAGGACGCCTTCGGACGCGAGCGCTCGGAGCCGGGCGCCCCGCGCACCCTCGACGTCGACCTGGTCGTCGTCGGCGACCGCATCGCCGACGACGAGACCCTCACGCTGCCGCACCCGCGGGCGCACGAGCGTGGCTTCGTGCTCGTCCCGTGGCTCGAGATCGACCCCGAGGGCGAGATCCCCGGCAAGGGATTCGTGGCCGACCTCGTCGGCGACGTCGACACGTCCGGCGTCGTCCGGCGAGAGGATCTCGAGATCCTTCTGTGA
- the ilvA gene encoding threonine ammonia-lyase IlvA, with product MSTDAQAEAHGLLVTADDVEAAAERLAGVVTATPVERSARLSEVTGADVWLKREDLQVVRSYKARGAYNLIAQLDDAARAAGVVTASAGNHAQGVAFACAALGVRGRVHLPRTTPHQKRDRIASIGGDAIEMILDGETYDDVSAAATREALDGATLVPAFDDPRTIAGQGTVVQEAFDQLQRLGEPVPDVLVVPVGGGGLLAGSMAWLRERHPGVRVVGVEPAGATSMAAALAAGEPVTLPEIETFVDGAAVRRAGRHTLDTVRGDGSPSVQMLGVPEGQVCSEMLALYQSDGIIAEPAGALATSVLGSLLTVAPGSRVLCILSGGNNDVSRYADVVERSLVHEGRKHYFLVEFAQEPGALRRFLDEVLGPDDDIALFEYVKHSNRETGPALVGIELARADDLPALLERMEAAPPRIERIESDSPLFRFIL from the coding sequence ATGAGCACCGACGCACAGGCCGAGGCCCACGGCCTCCTGGTCACGGCCGACGACGTCGAGGCGGCCGCGGAGCGGCTGGCCGGCGTGGTGACCGCCACCCCGGTCGAGCGCAGCGCCCGGCTGAGCGAGGTCACGGGTGCCGACGTCTGGCTTAAGCGGGAGGACCTGCAGGTCGTGCGCTCCTACAAGGCGCGGGGCGCGTACAACCTCATCGCGCAGCTCGACGACGCCGCACGGGCTGCCGGCGTGGTCACCGCGAGCGCAGGGAACCACGCCCAGGGCGTGGCGTTCGCGTGCGCCGCGCTCGGTGTGCGCGGCCGCGTGCACCTGCCACGCACGACGCCCCACCAGAAGCGCGACCGGATCGCGAGCATCGGCGGCGACGCCATCGAGATGATCCTCGACGGCGAGACCTACGACGACGTGTCGGCGGCAGCCACCCGCGAGGCGCTCGACGGCGCCACCCTGGTGCCGGCCTTCGACGACCCGCGCACGATCGCCGGCCAGGGCACGGTCGTGCAGGAGGCGTTCGACCAGCTGCAGCGGCTCGGCGAGCCCGTCCCCGACGTGCTCGTGGTGCCCGTCGGCGGAGGCGGCCTGCTCGCCGGCAGCATGGCCTGGCTCCGAGAGCGCCATCCCGGGGTCCGGGTCGTGGGCGTGGAGCCGGCCGGGGCGACGTCCATGGCGGCGGCGCTCGCAGCCGGCGAGCCGGTGACGCTGCCCGAGATCGAGACCTTCGTCGACGGCGCCGCGGTGCGACGCGCCGGTCGGCACACCCTCGACACCGTGCGCGGCGACGGCTCCCCGTCCGTGCAGATGCTCGGCGTCCCGGAGGGCCAGGTGTGCAGCGAGATGCTCGCGCTGTACCAGAGCGACGGCATCATCGCCGAGCCCGCAGGCGCCCTCGCGACGTCGGTCCTGGGCTCCCTGCTGACGGTGGCGCCCGGCTCGCGCGTGCTGTGCATCCTGTCCGGCGGCAACAACGACGTCAGCCGCTACGCCGACGTCGTGGAGCGCTCGCTCGTGCACGAGGGCCGCAAGCACTACTTCCTCGTCGAGTTCGCGCAGGAGCCGGGTGCGCTGCGACGCTTCCTCGACGAGGTGCTCGGCCCCGACGACGACATCGCCCTGTTCGAGTACGTCAAGCACAGCAACCGCGAGACCGGCCCCGCCCTCGTGGGCATCGAGCTGGCCCGCGCCGACGACCTGCCGGCCCTGCTCGAACGCATGGAGGCCGCACCGCCGCGCATCGAACGGATCGAGAGCGACAGCCCGCTGTTCCGCTTCATCCTCTGA